The genome window CCCCTGTGGCTTTGCCCTAGATCCTTGGACAATGGCGTTCAGCAAAAACTCCAAGAGGAAATTTTTCTATAACAAGACAACCCATGAGTCGACATACGATCTCCCTCATGAATCCATCGCACCCTTTCAGTGAGTACGATCCCACAGAGTTGGCCAATGGGGTTGAGGCCTTACAATGTTCTGTAGTGGGGCCCCGTGCCTCTGCTGTGTGCCCCATCCTTCCCTGTAGGCCAGTGGTGGCAGTAGGCCCTGCTCTGGCAGTGCTGCCCAGACACCTGCTTCTGGAGCCCTGTAATTAGGGGCTGACTTTCGAGTTGGCCACATCCAGAGGAGCTTGGTGGGCCCCAGTCTGAGCATATGGGCATGGGTTCCAGCCGGGTTGGGTGGCAGACGTGCACTCTAATGGGCAGAGCACGAAACTCCTGGCCTcacttcctggctctgccactgacccgcTGTGAGCGAGtcacttggtgcctcagtttccccatctgtgacgGGGGATGGTTCTGCTGCAATTTGTGGGGGAAAGGCGGGTTCTGAAACTTAGTGGCTGTAAAGTACGCTGAGGTTCTTGGATGACAGACGTTAAGTAAATATTGAATTACAGCAGAAATCCACTTACTCCCAACTGGGACGCCAAGAAAGTAGTCAGGAGCTCATGGAGAGAACTGGGAGCTTCTTAGACAGGGGGCCTATCCCTTAGGGTTCAGAGACTAGGGGCCATGGGATATCAACATGCCATTGCCTCTTAGGAAAGTGAGTCTTATGAGTCTGTTTCTCAGCACAGTGCTCAGCACTCCCTGGGCAGACAGCACAGGCCTGCATTGTGACCCAGCTGGAGGCTGATGTGAAATGGGGCTCCCTGCACACCCCTCTAGCCTCCGTCCTGGCTTTCAACCATGCTCTGGGAATCTTTCAGGCTTTCCCCTGTCAGCCAACGGAACAGTCTCTTGTTAGCCCAGGGCCAGGAGGGCTGCCCCTCACAAATTGGGGAGGGTGCTTTTCCTCCCGTCCAGCCTTCCCTGCAGAATTCCAGCACCAGACTCCACCACTGCTATGAAAACAAAGCAAGGAAGGGCTTTGTGTGTGACTCTGTAATGGGTGCTCTGCCTTGTCGTTAGTGAGCACTAATGTGTCTGTAATTAGCCGCTGACACATGCGTTTGTTGCTATGCTAATATCGTTCTGTTAGAACAGTGTACCTAAATAAGCTATGAATATTAAGCGTCAGTAATTGTATGAATCTAAGGCTGCTGTGTCTGCAGCAATTAGCAGCTCTGTTTTCACACTGGGTAACTAATACCCAAATGGGGTGGGTTGAGTCTCTGCTCAGGGATGAATTGAAGGATGGATTTCTGGTTTGGCCGAGATTCACTGCATCTCCAGAGCTCATGTTGGCAACGTGGGGGTTAATTTGATCTCTCATCCCCACTATTCCCAGAGTGTGCTGAGTCCCTGCTGTGTCGATTCTGCCTGTTGACCCTGCCAAGTCCTCTGCTAGGGCCTTGACCTAGTCTTTAATGAAGTTACCATGTTTGCCTCACCCTATTAGGAACTTGAAAAACATAATTCCCGTAACTGATTGTTCCCAGTTTGAGCAGACATTGATTTGTCCCTCCCACTGCTTTGAACAGAGTTGCAACTAACAAAGCCATTTCCATGGAACGCACTTCAGTTTATAGGTCACGTTGGGGTGTCTGGATTTGTGTCAGCACGTACTTTGTGGAGTAAGCCCTGTAACATGATTGCTGGTCTGACTAGCTGTAGCCTGCACCTACTCTGTGGGGTGCTGTCCCGTATCATGTGGTTGCCACACACTGAAATTGATGAGCCTGCAACAACAGCCTTTGCTAACAGAGCTCAGTGTTTTAGTGCGGGCAATAGACACTCACGTTTTGTTCAGTCTCTGCTATCCACAATGCAGCTGGGATTTGCCACTGCAGGGACAAAGTTAAAAGCTGGGGCAGAGAAAGATTTGAAGAGCCCTCTGGGTTAATACAGCAAATAACGGGCCCCCTTTACAGTGCCTCCTAGAAACCCTACCACGTATGCTCACAGGCCAGCTGTCTCTAAAGCAGTGGTGAGCAACCCACGGCCCactggggctctgtgtgtggcctcCAGACATTTTGTTTAGCATTGGCCATGTGCAGCATTGCCTGGTGCCGCTGGGTTCCAGCCTcatatttttttcctaccagtgttactgaagtgacacacacctaaagcaagggcacgtaAAGTGAGGTGCATATTCATTGCACCCAGCACtgactgtatcagaggggtagctgtgttagtctgcatctgcaaaaatgagttcCACTAGCACCTTAAACAAGATTTATTTGGGCCTCAGCTTTTATGGACAATGACtcgctttgtcagatgcatctttcatctttgcccatgaaagcttaggcccaaataaatctgttagtctttaaggtgccacaggactcctcgtcgtttaACACCGACTGTGAGAGCGACTGCTCCCTCTGCAACCAATCAAAGAGCAGCTGTGGTTCATTTGGCgtatcctgcaaattctaggtaggcAAGCAGTTAGCAGAACTACCCaacctgggagactgtcttggtgaCGACAGTCCagaggcccactgagatggagggccactcactaTCCTGGGTTGCTGCTCCGAAGTGTCTTTGTAGCCTGTGCTGATTGCATCCCTTCGCCGTGTACTGTGTTTGCTGTGCTGATCTGTCTCCTCTTTTTGCCTGCAGCATCTGCTATTTCAGCCGTCTCTTCTgggaatggggggaaggggtcAAAGTGCACGACTCCCAGAAAAGGCAAGATGCGGAGAAGCTGTCCAAGGAGGAAGTCCTTTCTTTCATCCAGGCGCACTACCCCTGATCCCCCAGCGTGAACTCTCTGGGGACTGACTGATGAGAGGGGAGGCAAAGACAGGAGGAGGGAGTCTTccatccaggagctgcaggccTTCTGTGGAGGAGAACTGATTCCTGGGGGTTGGAGGGTGGGGTTTGGTGCTCAGAAGAAGTGGGATAAAGCCCCAGCCTGTGAGTACCAGTTTATACAAGTATCTGGCCCAGGCAGCAGCGGCGGTAGGTGCCTCAGAGGTGAGATACCAGGAGCCATGGTCTGATGCTCCTCTGTGCTATCCCACTGCATTCCTGGCAGCTTTCCCCACTCGTGCTCCGAACTTCATCCAGGTGTCTGCTCTCCGAGTTCCCCTGCTACGTGTGCGGAGCAATTAGGAGGCTGCATACTGTTCCCTGGCAGCACTGAGAGAAAAGGACAGTGGTCACAGGATGTAGGGAGGTCTGTACCTGGGAAGAGTGCATTTAGAAGGCCTTGCCACTCTCCCGGCAGCCACCTCTGTCTCCTTCGCCTCGAGCCAGTGGGCTTTTGTTAAATACAGGGATGGCTCATTGGGAAGTGCAGGCTCTTGGCATGTGAGGATAGTCACTTTTTGCCAGTGGCTCCAGCACTTCCGCCCCAGAGGCACTGGGCAGGTTGTGAGGAGTTCTTGGGTGCTAGCATTTTGGTGGAAGGAAGCCAGTCCTCATGGCAGGAGATCACTGACTCCAAGCCAGCAGCCTAGGTGTGAGCACATGAATCTGCCCTAGGATAATGCTGAGATGTTTTGCTTTTTTCAGTGCTCAAAACCATCCCCCAGTTTCCGTCTCTCATTACCCCTCCATGTGTGTTCAGTGATGAAAGCAAAACGGGGAAGGGACCGTGACTCTTACCATGCTGGTTAGTCAAAAGACAAGCAATCCCACAACCATTGTAGGAGAAACCCATCTTTCCTGTTTGAATCACAGAACAGGCTttaccccctgccctcccctccagacCTGGAGCCATGTCTGTAGCAAAAGGcacagccctgggattctagcaTGGCAGCAGGACATTTGTGTTTCAGCAGATCACAGTTCAAAATCATGACTCATTTCAGTGCTAGGCCCGCTACACAAAGCCACCCCAAAGAGCAGGACTGCCCTCATTGCCTGTTTTAACTTTGTGCTGGCCTTCAGAAATGCCTCTGGCCTAGGCTCACACGTGGATCAGAAGTTAATAGGTGGTTGGCTGCTTCGATCCATGCAGTCACTTATTTTTTCTTACACGGGTTGGCAATAAGGGAAAAGCTGACTTGGGGGTTGCCTAGACTGTGCCTTAAAGAGAACTGTGTATCTCTTGGAAACTAGAGGCAACCTTTCAGATTCTCATCCCCTCTTCATCCTCCCCAGGCCAGTGCAGGATGTGACTGGGTCTTTATCGTAGAACATGGGGAGTTCAGCTCGGGCAGAAGTATACATTTGGGTGAGAGTCACCTCATAACCAAGGGCAGCACAAGGACTGGGCATCACTTAAGTTACATTTTACCTCTATGAGCCTCATTAGGGCTTAAGTGGTGTGCAGGGTAACTTTCACCCTGAGCTCATAGGCCTTTGCTTTCCCAGCTCACAGTGTTCCATGTCTGCATGATCAGTTGGTGGTCAGGCATCTGTTAGTCCCCCAGTTGCTTAGTGTAATTGAGTTTAGCCATTGCTGGTTTCTTTGCTCCTCTTTGTAACATGGATCTGCATGTTGAGGCTTGATTGCTGCAGCATGGTGATTGTCACAGCTCATCTTGCCTTGGACTGGGCTGTCATTGCATGGGGAAACTCAGCTTTCAACTTTGGAAAGTGGTGGGAGCCCACGTTGGACTTGGGTATCCCCTGTTGGGCCCAGAAGAGCCCCGCTGCCCAAGTGTATTTAGAACACTGCCTTCTGCAAGCGCAGGCTTTGTGGCCTTTTCATGAAGGTGGCTAAGGACATGACAGACCTAGTTGCCCTGTGCCCTGTAGCAGGCAAGGGGAAGGTTTGCCAGCCCATCCGAGAGCTGGATGTGAGACTGCCCCAGAGTCATGGGAGCATGTGGCCTAAGAGCAGCCCTTCTGGAGAGGACAGCAGCCCCACCCAGTGCAGTTATTGGCTACCTGGTATTTATTGAAGGCTCCTCCATGAGGAGCAGTGAGGAGGTTCCACAGGTGGGGAAGGAGGTGCCTCTGACCAGGCAGCCATCATGCCAGCAAGAAGCCCAGGAGCCTTCCTGGAGTCTATTCCTTTTTCTCTTGGGCTTTTACTGTGTCTTCTGCACCCACAAGGGTGTGCCCCCCACTAAGGCCTTGGCCCCTTCCTGTTTGTGGGGCTAGAGGTGTCCCATAGAAAACCTACCATGACTATTCTAGGTCTCCCATTAGCCTTTATCTGGTACTGGAACCCAGGGGTGCAGAAGAAACCCAAGCCGGCTGCAAGCAGCTGAGAGACTGCCTGCTTTCCCCCTTGCCCCAATTTGCTTTGCTTTTAGTcgcttgtattttttaaaaggagatgTATTTTTGGATGCACTGAACCACACCTCCCAGCCACTGGTGGGAGGGCAGCACCAGCACCTCACtactgcttccctgcagcagggagaatGCAGAGGGAAAAGGTTTTATCCCATGTCCACCTCTGGCTCAAGACTCTCCTATCCCCATTGCTCCTCCAGGCCTGGGAACCTGTGACTTGCTTTGAAATGCCCTAAAGGAACTGATCAGAGTTGAAAGGCCCAGAACCCCAAGAGGTCAAAACCACATATGTGCCGCTTTGTGTGGATCGGCGCCGCTCAGCcctggcggggaggagggtgtggaaggGGGATTCAGTCTGATCATGTAGGCCAGTGAATGTCTCGGTATGAAAGGGATGATAGAAAAtgagccaggggctgacccaagTTGCACTCTCCTGTTAGCtcctgggggaggagaagaaaggtCTCACTGGAGGGAATGTTTACATCTGTTGATTGCACATTTTATTGTATTAGGCTGTGTATCATTTTGTGTTAATTTCTCTGCTTTCATTGTCTGTGTATTACCAATACAGTCCTTTAATTCACAAAGGTGTTCACATACTTTGGTTTGTGTTTCCTAAAAccatgtgggaggcagcaagggtggtggcgggggagaggaggcggaaggtggctccatggagctggcacaTGTGGGGAGTCTggttgaaagctggctccccacccaAATTGTTTCAGCCTGCTTGCCTGCCTCACCACTGCCTctttattgggggggaggggaggggagggagagcaagcaagcaggcagatccagtgcttgtggCGAACCAGCTCCTAAGGGCCACTGGCTCCCACTGCCCCTGATATATGGGTAGTTGACAAGATTTAAATAAGcccagacttattggttaattgtgtagtggtctacatgttgacatccctacttaaTATCCCATCCATGCTACCCCACAAGTTACCAAGAGAGGGTACAAGCCACTCTCTTACCCCCCTCCAATGATACTGGCTGTAATCCAGCTATTACTACCCTTTACTGTCtgtgccccttctccctccatcaCCCTatgtctctcctcccctctcccatttgCTGTCTCTTTCAGGCTGCTTTAAAATTGAATTGAAAGGTTGGGCAGAGCTAAAATGAAGGCTATTGCTATGCTGGTATGTTAACAGCTGTCACCAACCAAAAGTTCTTGGATCCATAGGCACTTACAGGTGGTTGAAGCTCTGCTAACCAGATGCCAAGGGCCatttcccctttttgtttttgattttcaGCAAAGTCAGTAGGGTTCTGCTTTGATGGCTAGAATGTTCCTGCAGTGTTGTAACGGTGCATTCTGAAGCCATAGTGTTACAGCCAGGCCAACACATCCTTGAATGAAGGGCCTCATCCGAACTACCTGCCTTCACTCCTTCCACAACTCCTCTGGTCGGATTTCCAGCTGCAGGAAGGCCCCCAGCAGCTGCGTGTGCTCTTTCCTATGTTTAAATAACTTTATTTAAGAAACAATACACTTCGatcctttggctacgtctagactggcatgattttccgcaaatgcttttaacaaaaaagtttttccgttaaaagcatttgtggaaaagagcatctagactggcacagatgcttttctgcaaaagcggtttttgtggaaaagcgtccgtgccaatctaggcgcggttttgcgcaaaacaataccgcgttgtctacactggccctcttgagcaaaagcatttgcgcaagagggcatatgcatttgcgcaagaacactgacaatcttacatgagatcatcagtgttcttgcggaaattcaagcggccactgtagacagctggaaagtttttccacaaaggcagctgcttttgcagaaaaacttgccagtctagacacagcctttatgtcttAAAACTATCCCTAGGAGCCTGCAGTTCCTTTGCTActgggccctgcctctgggggagGGTGCACATAGGTACACCCCAACACCCAGGGCTTAGGAAGAACTATTGTCTTCCTGCCCTCTTAGTTAATTGGGCCAAGTGGCAAGAAAACAGATCATCCCAAAGACCTCATTTTCAGGCAGCGACTCCACTGGTCCCATACAGGTTTAGTGGGACTATTTTTTGAAGTGTGCCCTCTAACTGGTAATAATACACATGGAAGGTTTTGGCAGTCACAGCAGAGAGGCACAATGGCTGAAATCTCCTTTGAGCCCTAGAGGTTGGTCCCTTCAGGTCAGAGTTGAGGTACAGTAACAGAAGTTTTCCCAGATTCTGATTGTTTTGGAGCTTGAAATTTTCACTGTTGAGCCCATTGTACTGCACAGCAAAGAACAGAGAGGGCCCACTAGGACAAAGGGAAGGGGGTCATTCAACCCTTACACTTAATTACATTCTCTGTGCTGTGGGAGCGCCAGGACAGTCACATGTGCAGGGAGGAGATGGCTCCAGCCAAATGTTGATCTGCTCTCCAAACCAGCTTGTGCTATGGCTGTAGCTTCCTTTTGCCTTCAAGGTCCCCAGCAAAGACAAGGATTGCCAATGATTAATGGCTGAAGAGATGACCACTCTCCTGATTGGGAGGCACATCGGTGAGAGAAGGAAGAGATCTTTACAGTGGAGTCCTGTGGTCAGTAGTGCGAGATCTGGACCATGATTACATTGTCCAGCAGGTGTAAATAACTGCAATCAGCAGTACCACAGCCACTGCAAGGGCTGTGTTCTTGCGATTTTCCTTACGGAGCACTTTCAGTTCTTTctctagaaaacaaaacaaaaccagcatAAGATGCAGCCCCTCTCCATCAGAGCTGTCACCCATTGCCCCAAGGAAAAGGAAACTCCCTTACAGGGATGTGCTTCATCTGACTGCAGCAGCCTGCCTGGTACTTTGTTCCATTCAGTTTTCTTGTACATGTACAGAACTGATCAAACCGCCCCTGTGTGACCAAGACACCTCATGCCCAGTTCAGTAGCTGTTTGACCTCCGTCCAATTCCTGCTGGTGGATAAGGGCACCtaaacacattggctacgtctagactggcatgattttccagaaatgcttttaacggaaaagagcgtctagattggcacggacacttttgcgcaaaagcactttttgcggaaaagcatccatgccaatctagatgtgcttttgcgcaaaaaagccccaatcaccgttttcacaatcggggcttttttgcacaaaacaaatctctgctgtctacactggcccttttgcgcaaaagttttgcgcaaaaggacttttgcctaaacgggagcagcatagtatttccgcaagaacactgacaatcttacatgagatcgtcagtacttttgcggaaattcaagcggccagtgtagacagctggcaagtttttccggaaaagtggctgattttccagaaaaactggccagtctagacacagccattctgctGGGTGGCATGTGACTCCTGCATGGCTGTGCATGCATGCTGCTTCCAGGGAACACAGATGGAAAAGTCACTCAGCCCCCTTTGAGGATCAGGCCCTCAATCCTCAGATTCAGACAAATCTAACTCTCCCCTCAGAATCTGATGAGATGTTTAAGAGGGGGTTTGTGTAAAGCTCACTCAGCTCAGTtttgccagcagggggcagcctaATGCCGCAGAGTACCCAGAGAGGGAAGAGGAATACACTTCCCTGCTGGAGACTGGACTAGAAAGTGAAGAGGACTGCACCACATACAAAGCAGGTGATGGGGGAGGAGTGTCTGAGTAACTGCTGCCCAGGCATGGGGCATGCCTAGAGTATGCTTGAGGGAGTCAGGCTATGCCACATTCATTTTAGCTCACTGGGTGACAGgtaaagggggggggcagggtgctctgCCTCCCAGTCATGTTGACAGATGCACAGCATTCCTCTACCTGGCTCTAGCGCTGAGCAGTGTTTCCTCCTCTTTCCCATGGAAGTGCTCAGCAAGGGGTAGGGCCagagatgagggatttggggtgggggctgtggcagggagagaggaTTCCTCCAGCAGCAACTCTGAGGCTAGGAGAGAGGCCCTTGATGCACTGTTGCCcggccacgcagcttagagggaacttaagTCCCAAGGTACTGCAGCTGCGTCAGCACAGGCTTACGTGCTTTACAGCAGTGGTTTTCACACTTTTTTCTTGAGACGCAGTTGGGAAAAACAATTTATGCCAGTGACCGCCCAGCAGCTGCTGcggagctgggcagggaaggaGTTCACCGACAGCTGCTGGGGAGCTCTGCAGGGGGGCGTTCCtcagcagctcctggggagctcctGTGGCTGTCTGGGAAATCCCTCTGCAGGGAACTCCCCAGCATCTGCTGACCCAGTGCCCCATActttgggaatcactgctctacAGGGACAGACTGGTACATATTCCATTAGTGGTGGGACAGGCACTCATGAGAGCAGAAGCCTCCCTGATTGTTTTTTACTGTGCATCTAGAAGAAGATTCAGTGGCACTGAATGTTTGAATCGCTGTGCTCCCTTCGATGGGATTTCGGAGGCAGGATCCAACTCTCAGATCAAAAGTAGCTGAATAGATCTGCCTCAGCTTTTCCCCCAAAGTCAATTTTTGCCGAGTCCAAACTCGAAGGCAAATCAAAGTGTGGAGCAGGAATGTAACTGGGAACATGAGCTGCAGTGCAGACTGTGGCCATCCTGCCCAGTCACTGCTCACGCGCACtggctatttttaaaaacagccttACCATAGGTTTCAGCTTTGGTCATGAGcaggcttctctctctctccagtgccTGCCTGTAATGAGAAGAGGCAGCCTCGTTACTCACAGACAGATGCTGTTGCTGTGTACAAGCTCATGTGCTGTATGGTGGTTGAAAGACTGTCCCAAAAAAGAGTCATGAGCTGTGCACAGAATGAGGCCCTCAGCTTCTCTCTTGGTGGGGCTGGCAGTTTGCCATTCCTCTtctgcagaaggggagggactGAATGGTTAGTAGTCTTCTTCCCTGGAGACTGCTGTGCTGCCGGTTTGAACACTAGCACAATGCTGCAGCACTGACTAAAAAGCAACTCCCACTTGGCTCAGGGGAAGTGCCATTCCAATTAGTGGGATAGCTGCTCCCTCTGGAACAAGAGGCTCTGCTgtctgctccaggcagggcctcCTACACTGAGTGCTCACTGTAGGCGGGATTCCACTGGTTCATTACATCTCTTCTACAGCTCTGGCTTTCCCAGGGAAGACACGAGCGGGCCCCTAGGCTGGGCTGTTCAGAAtgctaggaaggaaggaaggaaaaagcagCTCCTAGCCCTGGAAGCAGGGTATGTTCATATGGAGGCTCAGGCCTGTCCAAACACCACTGGACAAAAATAAGCTTCTACACTTTCACAGCTGGTTTTTCACATGAAGCCTCACTGTACCCTGTAGGTCCTGTCCCAGCCCACACCTCTAGGAGGCAATTGCCTTGGTGCAGAGCAGTGATGGTCAATAACCAGCGTGTGAGCCAGATGaggttcgccagggttagccctggcaggctgctgctgttGTATTTACCTGAACCTTCACGGGTATGGGGGCTTGCAGCTCCGCATACCGcaacaccacttcccgcagccccaactggccaggaatggtgatccgcaggcaatgggagctgcaagccctgatACCCACAGAgttgcagg of Pelodiscus sinensis isolate JC-2024 chromosome 3, ASM4963464v1, whole genome shotgun sequence contains these proteins:
- the CCDC167 gene encoding coiled-coil domain-containing protein 167 isoform X2: MGKKREGLSVALEIDGLEEKLSLCRESMEEVDLKLRREELSPEGRQALERERSLLMTKAETYEKELKVLRKENRKNTALAVAVVLLIAVIYTCWTM